The sequence TGAACCCGACATCAACGACAACGTCGTCGCGGGTCACACCGATGACCGACCCCTGTACGACTTCGCCTTCCTTAATGTCCTTGATGGTGGCATCATACATGTCAACCATCGCCTGGTACTCTTCGGCATCATAGACGACGCCGGCCACATCGGTGATGCGGACAGCTTCGACTTCGACTTCCGCTACCGGAGCGGCGGGCATTGATGCCCGAATTTTTGCCTTTTCCGCCATCCGTTGATGGCGACCGGTCAAGACTCTTTCCCGCTTTTCCTTCTCTTTGACCACTACGGTCGCTTGAGATGCAACATCGCTCTTAGTGACTTTTGTCTTGACCTTACTAGTCTTCTTAGTTGATGTCGCTTTTCGCTTGGAAATTTTCGGGGCGGGTTTTGGGTTAGTTTTTTTGGCTTCTGCCATGTTTCTGTTGTAGAACCTCCTTACAGGCGATCCAGCAGCTTTGGATTTTCCCGTTATGGGAAGACCGCCGGATTTGCCACCCAGCCCGATTGATCAAGCTGGACAGCCTTCTTATATAGTCAATTATCGGGAAATGACAAGACTTTTCTTACTTATTTGCGCTCAATCCCCTGGTTTTCATATCTGATCCGACGAAGCATCCCGAAGCTTCCCAATACGGCCCATTACGGCCTGAGCTATCTCGAGATAAGCACCTTTGCCCCGACCAAATGAGGCTACCCATTCCGACGAAAAAGGCTCTCCAAAACGGACGACAATACGCCTTTTTCGAGTCAGACAGGAACGGAAATCATCACTGCCAATAATTGCGGTCGGTACAATCGGGCACTGCGCGCGGGTAGCGATCAGGCCCAAACCGGGCTTGGGAGATAGGAGATCGCCAGTTCTCGACCGAGTGCCTTCCGGGAAAAAAGTCAATCCGTAGCCAGCCTTGATAACATCGATTGAGGCCTTTAGCGATTGGCGATCAACAGCCCCTCTATTCACCGGTAAAGCATTGACCCGCAACAGAAGGCGTTTGACCAACGGGTTACGGAATAACTCCTGTTTGGCAAAGAAATAGACTTCACGAGGAACACAGCTTCCCACCAGGGGCGGATCGTAATAGGAAATATGATTGGTCGCCAGAAGAAACCCACCATCCCTGGGAATGTGTTCCTGACCCTCTATGCGCAAACCGCCACCGACCGTAAACAGCACCCGAGAGAGAGCCCAGCCCGCCCAAAAGAGGATCTTCATACTGGACGAAATCTATCTTTGGCGAGCATCAGGATATGATCCACCTGGCCTTCAATCGACAGGTCGGTCGTGTCCACAATAATCACGCCGGGTGCTCGCGTCAAAGGGGAGTGTTCACGGTTGGAATCGTAGTCGTCCCGCCGTTGGATTTCTTTTTTTAGCTCATCAAGACTAGTCGCCACACCGGCATGAGTTAGTTCGAGCAAACGCCGCTGTGCTCGTACTTCCACCGAAGCGTCAAGGTATATCTTCAGGTGAGCATCGCGAAAAACAACGGTAGTCGTGTCTCTGCCTTCAGCCACGATAGATCCGACTTCGCCCATTTCCATCTGTTGTTTGACCAATGCCTGCCGGACTTCCTTGTGCGAGGCAACTTCCGATACATGGCGGGTAACATCAGGAGTGCGAATCTCGAAGGTCACTTCCTTGCCGCCAATGAAAACGCGATTAAGATCAGACTCGGTCTTGAATGTGATCGGCAGCATCTCAGCCAGTTTGCC is a genomic window of Candidatus Zixiibacteriota bacterium containing:
- a CDS encoding 1-acyl-sn-glycerol-3-phosphate acyltransferase, whose protein sequence is MKILFWAGWALSRVLFTVGGGLRIEGQEHIPRDGGFLLATNHISYYDPPLVGSCVPREVYFFAKQELFRNPLVKRLLLRVNALPVNRGAVDRQSLKASIDVIKAGYGLTFFPEGTRSRTGDLLSPKPGLGLIATRAQCPIVPTAIIGSDDFRSCLTRKRRIVVRFGEPFSSEWVASFGRGKGAYLEIAQAVMGRIGKLRDASSDQI
- the cmk gene encoding (d)CMP kinase; this translates as MIAIDGPAGSGKSTTAKLVAASLGYAYLDTGAMYRALTHYALTNGVSTADRVALGKLAEMLPITFKTESDLNRVFIGGKEVTFEIRTPDVTRHVSEVASHKEVRQALVKQQMEMGEVGSIVAEGRDTTTVVFRDAHLKIYLDASVEVRAQRRLLELTHAGVATSLDELKKEIQRRDDYDSNREHSPLTRAPGVIIVDTTDLSIEGQVDHILMLAKDRFRPV